Proteins found in one Alteromonas macleodii genomic segment:
- the ubiG gene encoding bifunctional 2-polyprenyl-6-hydroxyphenol methylase/3-demethylubiquinol 3-O-methyltransferase UbiG, protein MTNVDQQEINKFSELASRWWDPEGEFKPLHLINPLRLDFINQHSQGLFDKKVVDIGCGGGILAESMARAGAIVTGLDMAEASLEVAKLHGLESGVKVDYVCSTAEAFADANAGQFDVVTCMEMLEHVPDPASVVMACAKLVKPGGHVFFSTLNRNLKSYLMGILGAEYILKLVPKGTHDHGKFIKPSELMAMTDQAGLLPRDMTGLHMDPISQGFYLSSNNVDVNYLLYTVAQS, encoded by the coding sequence ATGACGAACGTCGATCAACAAGAAATCAATAAATTCTCTGAACTTGCGTCTCGCTGGTGGGATCCAGAAGGCGAATTCAAGCCACTACACCTTATTAACCCACTCCGCCTAGACTTCATTAATCAACATAGCCAAGGGTTATTTGATAAGAAAGTCGTGGACATAGGTTGTGGTGGCGGCATTCTCGCTGAATCTATGGCCCGTGCTGGTGCAATAGTGACAGGTTTAGATATGGCTGAAGCGTCGTTAGAAGTGGCCAAACTTCACGGTTTAGAGTCTGGGGTTAAAGTTGACTACGTCTGCTCAACGGCTGAAGCATTTGCTGACGCAAACGCAGGTCAGTTCGATGTAGTAACTTGTATGGAGATGTTAGAGCACGTGCCCGACCCTGCCTCTGTTGTTATGGCCTGCGCAAAGTTAGTAAAACCTGGCGGCCACGTTTTCTTCTCTACACTGAACAGAAACCTGAAGTCATATCTGATGGGGATCCTCGGCGCAGAATACATTCTGAAATTAGTACCTAAAGGTACGCACGATCACGGAAAATTTATAAAGCCTTCAGAACTTATGGCAATGACGGATCAAGCAGGTTTGCTTCCTCGCGACATGACAGGTCTGCATATGGACCCGATTTCTCAAGGCTTTTATCTTTCGTCTAATAACGTAGACGTAAACTACTTACTATATACAGTAGCGCAAAGTTAA
- the nrdA gene encoding class 1a ribonucleoside-diphosphate reductase subunit alpha, which produces MNNNLFVTKRNGEKESIDLEKIHKVVTWAAKGLNNVSVSQVEIKAQIQFYDGINTSEIHETLIKSAADLISTDAPDYQYLAARLAIFHLRKKAYGQFEPPALLEHVGKMVDLGKYDKHLLEDYTPEEFAEMETYIDHWRDMNFSYAAVKQLEGKYLVQNRVTGEIYESAQFLYILVAACLFANYDKATRMDYIRRFYDAASTFKLSLPTPIMAGVRTPTRQFSSCVLIETGDSLDSINATASAIVKYVSQRAGIGVNAGRIRALGSPIRGGEAFHTGCIPFYKYFQTAVKSCSQGGVRGGAATLFYPIWHMEVESLLVLKNNRGVEENRVRHLDYGVQFNKLMYQRMMKDGYISLFSPSDVPGLYDAFFADQDKFEELYVKYENDDSIRKKQIKAMELFSLFMQERASTGRIYLQNVDHCNTHSPFNPEVAPVRQSNLCLEIALPTKPLQHVNDENGEIALCTLSAFNLGAIESVDEFEELADLAVRALDNLLDYQDYPVPAAYNATMGRRTLGVGVINFAYYLAKNGVKYSDHSANGLVHRTFEAMQYYLLKASNNLAKEKGACPKFNETTYSQGIMPIDSYKKDLDSVCNEPLHYDWDALREEVKTHGLRNSTLSALMPSETSSQISNATNGIEPPRGFISIKSSKDGVLKQVVPEYETLKDKYELLWDIPSNDGYLQLVGIMQKFIDQTISANTNYDPSRYEGNKVPMKLLLKDLLTTYKLGVKTLYYHNTRDGASDTSALDAKANEPMPRQEEVVVEEDDDCAGGACKI; this is translated from the coding sequence ATGAACAACAACTTATTCGTCACCAAACGAAACGGTGAAAAAGAGTCCATCGACTTAGAAAAAATCCACAAAGTCGTTACATGGGCAGCCAAAGGATTAAACAACGTTTCTGTTTCACAAGTTGAAATAAAAGCGCAAATTCAGTTCTATGACGGCATTAATACCAGCGAGATCCACGAAACACTGATTAAGTCAGCGGCTGACCTGATCTCTACTGATGCGCCAGACTACCAGTACTTGGCAGCGCGCTTGGCTATCTTCCATCTTCGTAAGAAAGCGTACGGACAATTTGAGCCGCCAGCGTTACTTGAACACGTTGGAAAAATGGTAGATTTAGGAAAGTACGACAAGCATTTACTTGAAGACTACACGCCTGAAGAATTCGCAGAGATGGAAACCTATATTGACCATTGGCGCGATATGAACTTCAGCTATGCTGCGGTTAAACAACTTGAAGGCAAGTATTTAGTTCAAAACCGTGTTACTGGTGAAATTTATGAAAGTGCACAGTTCCTTTATATTCTTGTAGCAGCGTGTCTTTTCGCAAATTACGACAAAGCGACGCGTATGGACTATATTCGTCGTTTCTACGATGCTGCATCAACGTTTAAGCTATCGCTACCTACTCCAATTATGGCCGGCGTACGAACGCCTACGCGTCAATTCAGCTCGTGCGTACTTATTGAAACAGGCGACAGCCTAGACTCAATTAACGCAACGGCAAGCGCGATAGTTAAATACGTAAGCCAACGCGCGGGCATCGGTGTAAACGCAGGGCGCATTCGTGCACTGGGTAGCCCTATTCGCGGTGGTGAAGCATTCCACACTGGTTGTATTCCGTTCTACAAATACTTCCAGACCGCAGTAAAAAGCTGTTCACAAGGTGGCGTTCGTGGTGGTGCGGCCACGTTGTTCTACCCTATCTGGCATATGGAAGTAGAATCTCTACTAGTGCTCAAGAATAACCGTGGTGTAGAAGAAAACCGTGTACGTCACTTAGACTACGGTGTTCAGTTCAACAAACTGATGTATCAACGCATGATGAAAGATGGCTACATTTCATTATTTAGCCCATCTGACGTACCAGGTCTTTATGATGCGTTCTTCGCCGATCAAGACAAGTTTGAAGAGCTATACGTTAAATACGAAAACGACGACAGCATCCGTAAGAAGCAAATTAAAGCTATGGAACTGTTTAGCTTGTTCATGCAAGAGCGCGCAAGTACAGGTCGCATATATCTTCAAAACGTTGACCATTGTAATACGCATAGCCCATTCAACCCAGAAGTTGCGCCAGTTCGTCAAAGTAACTTGTGTCTTGAAATTGCGCTACCGACTAAACCACTTCAACACGTTAACGACGAAAATGGTGAAATTGCCCTTTGTACGCTGTCTGCATTTAACTTAGGTGCAATTGAATCAGTTGATGAGTTTGAAGAGCTTGCCGATCTTGCAGTACGTGCTCTTGATAATCTACTTGATTACCAAGACTACCCTGTTCCTGCTGCGTACAACGCAACTATGGGTCGTCGTACTCTGGGCGTGGGTGTTATCAACTTTGCTTATTACCTTGCTAAGAACGGCGTTAAATATTCAGATCATAGTGCGAACGGTTTAGTCCACCGCACGTTTGAAGCAATGCAGTACTACCTACTGAAAGCGTCGAACAACCTGGCTAAAGAGAAAGGTGCGTGTCCTAAGTTTAACGAAACTACCTACTCGCAAGGCATCATGCCAATTGACAGCTACAAGAAAGACCTTGATAGCGTGTGCAATGAACCGCTTCATTATGACTGGGATGCATTACGTGAAGAAGTTAAAACACACGGACTACGCAACTCTACACTGTCTGCATTAATGCCTTCAGAGACATCTTCGCAGATCTCTAATGCGACCAACGGTATTGAGCCACCGCGCGGTTTTATTAGCATTAAGTCGAGTAAAGACGGTGTACTTAAGCAAGTTGTACCTGAATACGAAACTTTAAAAGATAAATACGAGTTACTTTGGGATATCCCTTCTAACGATGGTTACCTGCAACTTGTGGGTATCATGCAGAAGTTTATCGACCAAACTATCTCTGCAAACACTAATTACGACCCAAGCCGTTATGAAGGTAACAAGGTCCCAATGAAGCTTCTGCTTAAAGACCTTCTTACTACTTACAAGCTTGGTGTTAAGACACTTTATTATCATAACACTCGTGACGGTGCTTCAGACACCTCGGCGTTAGACGCTAAAGCAAACGAGCCTATGCCACGTCAAGAAGAAGTCGTAGTAGAGGAAGATGATGATTGTGCAGGCGGTGCGTGTAAAATCTAA
- the nrdB gene encoding class Ia ribonucleoside-diphosphate reductase subunit beta — protein sequence MKYTTFNQQSTNPLIEPMFFGNPVNVARYDQQKHAIFEKLIEKQISFFWRPEEVDVSRDRVDFQKLTDPEKHIFISNLKYQTLLDSVQGRSPNIAFLPIISLPELETWVETWSFFETIHSRSYTHILRNLFSDPSEIFEDIVVNDEIKRRAADISKYYDDLIFATQLWQTQGEGVHTVNGTAYTVNMYELKKKLYLCMNSVNALEAIRFYVSFACTFAFAERKLMEGNSKIIRLIARDENLHLSSTQHILNLWAKGKDDPEMAQIAEECKDEARAIFMNAVEQEKQWADYLFQNGSMIGLNKEILCQYVEYIANQRMSAIGLDTPFEISSNPLPWMNNYLNSDNVQVAPQESEISSYLVGQIDSAVSEDDFADFEL from the coding sequence ATGAAATACACTACGTTTAATCAGCAAAGTACTAATCCATTGATCGAGCCGATGTTTTTCGGTAACCCCGTAAACGTTGCACGCTATGATCAGCAAAAGCATGCCATCTTCGAAAAGCTTATTGAGAAGCAAATTAGCTTTTTTTGGCGCCCTGAAGAAGTAGATGTTTCTCGTGATCGTGTTGATTTTCAAAAGTTGACCGACCCAGAAAAACATATCTTCATATCGAATCTTAAGTACCAAACCCTTTTAGACTCAGTACAAGGTCGAAGCCCGAATATTGCATTCTTGCCTATTATCTCACTACCCGAGTTAGAAACATGGGTTGAGACATGGTCTTTCTTTGAGACTATTCACTCGCGCTCTTATACCCATATCTTGCGTAATTTGTTCTCAGACCCAAGTGAGATATTTGAAGATATCGTAGTGAACGACGAGATTAAGCGCCGTGCAGCTGATATCTCGAAGTATTATGACGACCTCATTTTTGCCACTCAACTATGGCAAACACAAGGTGAAGGCGTTCATACCGTCAATGGCACTGCATACACCGTTAACATGTACGAGCTTAAAAAGAAGCTTTACCTGTGTATGAACTCGGTAAATGCGCTTGAAGCAATCCGCTTCTACGTGTCTTTTGCTTGTACGTTCGCTTTCGCAGAACGTAAGTTGATGGAAGGTAACTCTAAGATTATTCGTTTGATTGCTCGAGATGAAAATCTGCATTTGTCATCAACACAGCACATTCTAAACTTGTGGGCTAAGGGTAAAGATGACCCAGAAATGGCGCAGATTGCAGAAGAATGCAAAGACGAAGCCCGGGCTATCTTCATGAATGCGGTTGAGCAAGAAAAGCAATGGGCTGACTATCTGTTTCAAAACGGCTCTATGATTGGCCTCAACAAAGAAATTCTTTGCCAGTACGTTGAGTACATTGCGAATCAACGTATGTCTGCCATAGGTCTAGATACACCATTTGAGATTAGCAGCAACCCGCTTCCTTGGATGAATAACTATCTAAATTCAGACAATGTACAAGTAGCCCCACAAGAATCTGAAATCAGCTCTTACTTAGTTGGACAAATAGATTCTGCAGTAAGCGAAGACGACTTTGCTGATTTTGAGCTGTAA
- the yfaE gene encoding class I ribonucleotide reductase maintenance protein YfaE, with protein sequence MSSNDKSLRIDVVDVGAIIAPSDITILTALESAGVNIHYHCREGFCGACRTKLIEGEVEYTTDPLAFIDDDEILPCCCVAKCPVKIKVPL encoded by the coding sequence ATGAGCAGTAACGATAAATCACTCCGCATCGACGTTGTCGATGTGGGGGCGATTATTGCCCCCTCTGATATCACTATCTTAACCGCCCTTGAATCAGCAGGCGTCAATATTCACTACCACTGTCGCGAAGGGTTTTGCGGTGCGTGCCGTACAAAGCTTATTGAAGGCGAAGTTGAATACACTACTGACCCACTCGCCTTTATTGACGACGATGAAATTCTTCCATGTTGCTGCGTAGCTAAGTGCCCAGTGAAAATAAAAGTGCCGCTGTAA
- a CDS encoding SDR family oxidoreductase — MSEVSGKVVIITGASSGLGEATAKMLAEKGAKLVLGARREDRLKKLVDEIESSGGHATYKTVDVTKKDEVQALAKAAIDAYGRIDVLVNNAGLMPLAPLDEMKVDEWDQMIDVNIKGVMYGVAAVLGQMREQKSGHIINLSSVAGHVVFPGATVYCATKFAVKAISEGIRRESNGEIRSTNISPGAVATELTDHISHKDSKQMAEDMYDDAIDADAIARAVSFAIEQPGEVDINEMIIRPTSQEL, encoded by the coding sequence ATGAGCGAAGTTTCTGGAAAAGTTGTCATCATTACAGGTGCAAGTAGCGGGCTTGGAGAAGCTACAGCGAAAATGCTAGCGGAAAAAGGTGCTAAATTAGTATTAGGCGCTCGCCGTGAAGACCGTCTTAAAAAACTTGTAGATGAAATTGAATCTTCAGGCGGCCACGCTACTTATAAAACGGTAGATGTCACGAAAAAGGATGAAGTCCAAGCACTTGCAAAAGCGGCCATAGATGCCTATGGGCGTATTGACGTGCTCGTCAACAATGCTGGTCTTATGCCACTCGCTCCGCTTGACGAGATGAAAGTTGACGAGTGGGATCAGATGATAGATGTAAACATAAAAGGCGTTATGTATGGAGTAGCAGCTGTATTAGGACAAATGCGAGAGCAAAAAAGCGGGCATATTATCAATCTTTCCTCTGTGGCCGGTCATGTTGTGTTCCCTGGAGCAACGGTTTATTGCGCAACTAAATTCGCTGTTAAAGCAATCAGTGAAGGCATTCGCAGGGAGTCAAATGGTGAAATTCGCTCTACCAACATCTCACCTGGTGCAGTGGCGACAGAACTTACTGACCACATTTCTCACAAAGACTCGAAGCAAATGGCAGAAGATATGTATGATGATGCAATCGATGCGGATGCTATTGCCCGTGCCGTATCCTTTGCCATAGAACAGCCTGGCGAAGTAGACATAAACGAAATGATTATCAGGCCTACCAGTCAGGAACTCTAG
- a CDS encoding DUF2164 domain-containing protein: MSEIAFTREEKDALVAKLQRYFDDELHVDLGQFDGEFLLDFIIKEMGASFYNKGVNDARAVVASRLQVIDEELYAIEKAL; the protein is encoded by the coding sequence ATGAGTGAGATTGCATTTACGCGTGAAGAAAAAGACGCGTTAGTCGCTAAACTGCAACGATATTTTGATGATGAGCTACACGTGGACCTTGGTCAATTTGACGGAGAGTTTCTTCTCGACTTCATTATTAAGGAAATGGGCGCATCTTTTTATAATAAAGGTGTTAACGACGCGAGAGCAGTTGTTGCATCGCGATTACAAGTAATAGATGAAGAACTATACGCCATCGAAAAAGCACTTTAA
- a CDS encoding NADH:flavin oxidoreductase, whose protein sequence is MAANALFKPYSQGNLSLTNRIVMAPMTRQFSPNGIPTSDVAVYYKRRAQGGTGLIITEGTTVNDKVATMDANIPQFHGDEALAGWKNVVDEVHSEGGKIMPQLWHVGMARVAEKAPYPELPSAGPSGLFKPGKQGAEPMTVEHIESVISAFAQAAADAKAIGMDGIEIHGAHGYLIDQFFWEGTNQRTDSWGGSMENRGRFAVEIIKAIRAATGPDFPIVLRYSQWKQQDYTARLAHTPQELEQFLLPLSDAGVDIFHCSQRRYWESEFEGCELNLAGWTKKITGKPTITVGSVGLNDDFFGAFKGQDSSTRAVDDLLERLDAGEFDLVAVGRALLQDPNWANKIKENRTDELKQYSGKALATLS, encoded by the coding sequence ATGGCAGCTAACGCACTATTTAAGCCTTATTCACAAGGTAATCTCTCACTAACCAACCGCATTGTTATGGCGCCCATGACTCGCCAGTTTTCCCCAAACGGGATTCCAACGTCTGATGTAGCGGTTTACTACAAACGACGTGCGCAAGGTGGCACAGGTTTAATCATTACAGAAGGCACTACGGTTAACGACAAAGTCGCTACTATGGACGCCAACATCCCTCAATTTCACGGAGACGAAGCCTTAGCCGGTTGGAAAAATGTGGTTGATGAAGTTCATAGCGAAGGCGGGAAAATCATGCCACAACTGTGGCACGTAGGTATGGCACGCGTTGCAGAAAAAGCCCCCTACCCCGAGCTTCCAAGCGCTGGGCCATCGGGACTATTCAAACCTGGTAAACAGGGTGCTGAACCCATGACAGTCGAGCACATTGAATCTGTTATATCCGCATTTGCCCAAGCGGCAGCTGATGCCAAAGCTATCGGCATGGATGGGATAGAAATTCACGGTGCGCATGGTTATCTCATCGACCAATTCTTCTGGGAAGGCACTAATCAGCGTACTGATAGCTGGGGCGGTAGTATGGAAAACCGCGGTCGGTTTGCGGTGGAAATAATTAAAGCCATTCGCGCTGCCACTGGTCCCGATTTTCCCATCGTGCTGCGCTATTCCCAGTGGAAACAGCAAGACTACACCGCTCGCTTAGCACACACACCTCAGGAACTAGAGCAGTTTCTACTTCCTCTCAGTGATGCTGGCGTAGATATTTTTCACTGTTCTCAACGCCGCTACTGGGAAAGTGAGTTTGAAGGCTGCGAACTAAACCTTGCAGGCTGGACTAAGAAGATTACTGGAAAACCCACAATTACAGTTGGTTCAGTAGGCCTTAATGATGACTTCTTCGGCGCATTTAAAGGCCAAGACTCAAGTACCCGTGCTGTTGATGACTTACTTGAGCGACTTGATGCCGGTGAATTTGATTTAGTCGCGGTTGGAAGAGCATTATTACAAGACCCCAATTGGGCTAATAAGATTAAAGAAAACCGAACAGATGAACTAAAACAGTACTCTGGCAAAGCCCTAGCTACACTATCCTAG
- a CDS encoding EAL domain-containing protein — MVVTGALSNELERVSVLKRLALLDTPDEARFDRITGLASSVLNCRFATITLIDSNRQWFKSSVNLEIKESARDIAFCSHTICETDPLIVPDTQKDARFKDNPFVLGEPHIRFYAGIKLVVDGCAVGTLCVLDTEPHHFNESQLFQLEKLAELANAEICREEHTELSKQITEYQDQLEQTQKLTRVRSTILEKVVNAESLHSVLFDIVSAIESEYPNKLCSILLEQDGKLRKGAAPSLPEFYNDAIDGLIIGEGVGSCGNTAATNSPTVVEDISTHPYWAGFHELAAKAGVASCWSQPIRGANGNVIGTFGIYHKYKAIPTSEEVILIEQFAHIASIAIERDIANDLIWKQANFDTLTGLPNRNLMQDHLDLAIKTANRENDKVAVLFLDLDNFKDINDTLGHDVGDELLKECAKRLEQSVRASDTVARLGGDEFVIILNSINSLSSVDDIIQKLLETIAEPFLIDVEQVHTSGSLGVTLYPDDANNTKDLLKYADQAMYKAKASGKNSYKFYTLDMHEAAVKRLSLLNDLRYAVKNNELFVEYQPITTLSNGQILKAEALLRWQHPQKGRIPPDEFIPLAEESGLIIEISDWVFEEVCRNVKYWQSHYCRDLQISINTSPCQYFHQESNITSWLNRLLEINVSARSILLEVTENLLMKADEEVSKKLFQFRQAGVGIALDDFGTGYSSISYLKKFPTDFIKIDKSFVKTMTDVSNDKVLCEAIIIMAKKLGIKVVAEGIETQEQFEILKAMNCDYGQGYYIARPMGKVDFESLLKATSTVRSAS, encoded by the coding sequence GTGGTAGTTACAGGAGCATTATCTAACGAACTCGAAAGAGTATCTGTTCTCAAAAGATTAGCGCTACTAGATACGCCCGACGAAGCGCGTTTTGACCGGATTACGGGTTTAGCAAGCAGTGTGCTTAATTGCCGATTCGCGACGATCACGTTAATTGATAGCAATAGACAGTGGTTTAAATCTTCAGTCAATCTTGAGATTAAAGAGTCTGCTCGCGATATCGCCTTTTGCAGCCACACCATTTGTGAAACGGACCCATTAATTGTTCCTGACACCCAAAAAGATGCGCGCTTCAAAGATAATCCGTTTGTTTTGGGCGAACCCCATATTCGCTTCTACGCAGGAATAAAGCTTGTTGTAGATGGCTGCGCTGTGGGTACTTTGTGTGTACTTGACACAGAGCCGCATCACTTTAACGAAAGCCAACTTTTTCAGCTTGAAAAGCTAGCTGAGCTCGCAAACGCAGAAATTTGTAGAGAAGAACACACAGAGCTGTCAAAACAGATTACTGAGTACCAAGACCAACTCGAGCAAACGCAAAAACTTACGCGGGTTAGAAGTACTATTCTTGAAAAAGTAGTAAATGCAGAATCTCTTCACAGTGTACTTTTTGATATTGTGAGTGCAATTGAAAGCGAGTACCCCAATAAACTCTGTAGTATTTTACTTGAACAAGACGGCAAACTTAGAAAAGGTGCTGCTCCATCTTTGCCTGAATTCTACAATGATGCTATTGACGGTTTGATAATTGGTGAAGGGGTAGGCTCTTGTGGTAATACAGCAGCCACCAATAGCCCTACCGTAGTTGAAGATATTAGTACGCACCCCTATTGGGCTGGCTTCCACGAATTAGCTGCAAAAGCGGGGGTGGCATCTTGCTGGTCTCAGCCAATTAGAGGCGCCAATGGAAATGTAATTGGGACCTTTGGTATATATCACAAATATAAAGCGATACCGACCTCTGAAGAAGTTATTCTGATAGAACAATTTGCACATATTGCGAGCATTGCTATTGAAAGAGATATAGCGAACGACCTTATCTGGAAACAAGCCAATTTTGATACGCTCACTGGCCTACCAAATAGAAACCTAATGCAGGATCATCTCGACTTGGCGATTAAGACTGCTAACAGGGAGAATGATAAGGTTGCGGTTCTTTTCCTGGATCTCGACAATTTTAAGGATATAAATGACACGCTCGGCCACGATGTAGGCGATGAACTTTTAAAAGAGTGTGCTAAGCGTTTAGAGCAAAGCGTACGCGCTAGTGATACTGTTGCTAGGCTGGGCGGGGATGAATTCGTCATCATTTTAAACAGCATCAATAGTTTAAGTTCAGTAGACGATATAATACAGAAACTGCTAGAAACGATAGCTGAACCTTTTTTGATCGATGTAGAGCAGGTGCATACCAGCGGTAGTTTAGGAGTAACCTTATATCCAGATGATGCTAATAACACTAAGGACTTGTTGAAGTACGCCGATCAAGCTATGTACAAAGCGAAAGCGTCGGGGAAAAATAGTTACAAATTCTATACCTTAGACATGCATGAAGCGGCGGTAAAACGACTTTCTCTTTTAAATGATCTACGTTATGCCGTTAAAAACAATGAACTTTTCGTTGAATATCAGCCTATAACGACGCTCAGTAATGGTCAGATTTTAAAGGCGGAAGCCTTGCTTCGATGGCAGCATCCACAAAAAGGACGAATTCCGCCCGATGAATTTATTCCTTTAGCAGAAGAGTCGGGTTTAATTATCGAAATTAGCGACTGGGTTTTTGAAGAGGTGTGCAGGAATGTAAAGTATTGGCAGTCACATTATTGCCGTGATCTTCAAATAAGTATAAATACATCACCTTGCCAATATTTTCATCAAGAGTCGAATATTACGAGCTGGCTTAACAGATTGCTTGAGATAAATGTTTCAGCGAGGTCTATTTTACTTGAGGTCACGGAAAACCTTTTAATGAAGGCTGACGAAGAGGTTTCTAAAAAGTTGTTTCAGTTTAGGCAAGCCGGTGTTGGTATAGCCCTTGATGATTTCGGTACGGGGTACTCTTCTATTTCTTATCTGAAAAAGTTTCCTACCGATTTTATAAAAATCGACAAAAGCTTTGTTAAAACCATGACAGACGTGAGTAACGATAAAGTATTGTGCGAAGCTATTATTATTATGGCTAAAAAGCTTGGAATTAAAGTAGTTGCAGAGGGCATTGAGACTCAAGAGCAGTTTGAGATCTTAAAAGCAATGAATTGTGACTATGGACAAGGGTATTACATAGCGAGGCCGATGGGGAAAGTCGATTTCGAATCCCTTTTAAAGGCAACTAGCACCGTGAGAAGTGCTAGTTGA